In the genome of Dryobates pubescens isolate bDryPub1 chromosome 18, bDryPub1.pri, whole genome shotgun sequence, one region contains:
- the MPP1 gene encoding 55 kDa erythrocyte membrane protein, translating to MTLKSGRSASAGSMRTALSDLYLEHLLQNRAKPEAVPQAQNAMTEDIYTNGSAAPGSPSHSSGRELRKVRLIQFEKVTEEPMGITLKLNDKQSCMVARIFHGGMIHRQGSLHVGDEIIEINGQSVSNHSVDQLQKMLKETKGMVSIKVIPNQQSRLPALQMFMRAQFDYDPKRDSLIPCKEAGLKFQIGDVIQIINKDDSNWWQGRVEGSCSESAGLIPSPELQEWRVASVSQPSRSESPSCSPFGKKKKCKDKYLAKHSSIFDQLDVVSYEEVVRLPAFKRKTLVLIGASGVGRSHIKNALLSSNPEKFMYPPPYTTRPQKKNEVDGKDYFFVSTEEMTRDILANEFLEFGSYQGNMFGTKFETVHKIHQQDKVAILDVEPQTLKIIRTAELSPFIVFIAPTDKAEQSEALQQLQKESESIRSRYAHYFDLSLVNNGVEESLQLLQEAFEQACSSPQWVPISWVY from the exons ATGACCCTCAAGTCGGGGCGCAGCGCCAGCGCCGGCAGCATGCGGACGGCGCTCTCCGACCTCTACCTGGAGCACCTACTGCAGAACCGGGCCAAGCCCGAG GCTGTCCCTCAGGCCCAGAATGCCATGACCGAGGACATTTACACCAACGGCTCGGCGGCCCCGGGCAGCCCGTCCCACAGCAGCGGCCGTGAGCTGCGGAAGGTTCGCCTCATCCAGTTTGAGAAGGTCACAGAGGAGCCCATG GGAATCACGCTGAAGCTCAACGACAAGCAGAGCTGCATGGTAGCCAGGATCTTCCACGGGGGCATGATTCACAGACAAG GCTCCCTTCACGTGGGTGATGAAATCATAGAGATCAATGGGCAGAGTGTCAGCAACCACTCAGTTGACCAGCTGCAGAAGATGCTG AAAGAAACCAAGGGGATGGTCTCAATAAAAGTCATTCCCAACCAGCAAAGTcgcctccctgctctccag ATGTTCATGAGAGCACAGTTTGACTACGACCCCAAAAGAGACAGCCTGATCCCCTGCAAGGAGGCGGGGCTGAAGTTCCAGATCGGAGAcgtcatccagatcatcaacaagGACGACAGCAActggtggcagggcagggtggagggctcCTGCTCCGAGTCAGCAGGACTCATtccttccccagagctgcaggagtg GCGCGTGGCGAGCGTCTCGCAGCCCAGCCGGAGCGAAtcgcccagctgcagccccttcgGCAAGAAGAAGAAGTGCAAAGACAAATACCTGGCCAAGCACAGCTCGA TTTTtgaccagctggatgtggtttCATATGAAGAGGTGGTGAGGCTGCCTGCCTTCAAGAGGAAGACTCTGGTGCTCATTG GGGCCAGCGGCGTGGGTCGGAGCCACATCAAGAacgctctgctcagcagcaaccCAGAGAAGTTCATGTACCCACCTCCAT acACCACACGCCCCCAGAAGAAGAACGAGGTGGATGGGAAGGATTACTTCTTCGTGTCCACCGAGGAGATGACTCGGGACATCCTGGCCAACGAGTTCCTGGAGTTTGGCAGCTACCAGGGAAACATGTTTGGAACCAAGTTTGAAACAGTTCACAAGATCCACCAGCAGGACAAAGTTGCTATTTTGGACGTTGAGCCCCAG ACCCTGAAGATCATCCGCACAGCTGAGCTCTCCCCATTCATAGTCTTCATTGCCCCAACAGACAAGGCAGAGCAG tcagaggctctgcagcagctgcagaaggagtcGGAGAGCATCCGGAGCCGCTACGCACACTACTTTGACCTCTCACTGGTCAACAATGGGGTAGAGGaaagcctccagctgctgcaggaagcctttgagcaagcctgcagctctccacagTGGGTGCCCATCTCCTGGGTCTACTGA